In Colletotrichum higginsianum IMI 349063 chromosome 1, whole genome shotgun sequence, one genomic interval encodes:
- a CDS encoding Negative acting factor, translating into MVYCGKPSRGCQMCRTRRIKCDETKPTCNQCAKSRRQCPGYKDEFDLVFRNETKATERRAQKANRKALAQKGKDLDSPTFKNDSDSPTAVIPGLNVPVEQMASCHFVANYVLLPRQGSTRGFMEYLLPLLKVDQGNHHLQHAFNACALASLGNRPNAAGTGLSDQALGHYTKALAETHIALKDPDQSKSDATLASVLMLGLFENMTARQMGMFAWGSHIEGAIQLVKARGRKQLRTKTGLLLFIAVRTQMIIHTLSTGTAPIMGVEWWLSDAVKDESAAQCQRLNIKTAELRAEVTRLMSTVARSPENIDIMLDMIRRAQTVDQELVNWMRNTPDYFQYTTVAWEDNVPNGDYAKAEVFPGRVDVYQDFWIASVWNMARVSRLILASVIVRCAAWVCSPVDYRTTPEYATAARTCVDTISDIIASVPYHLGWHLKRPDLLERANISGFACGLEESQKGLPGYFLTWPLACLHGQDYTTDAQRAWVVGRLKFIGDELGVKYAHILSQMQVRIPSMLIRRDGLMAQPYPQAHNFERLLSARFAPPSAGYSMNPLQQREAMQKEFVEKHKAELLAKATGTAGQAGQWVAQNWLTVRPGAQ; encoded by the exons ATGGTCTACTGTGGAAAGCCCTCGAGGGGCTGTCAGATGTGTAGAACTCGGAGAATAAAG TGTGACGAAACAAAGCCTACCTGCAACCAGTGCGCCAAGTCACGTCGTCAATGCCCTGGCTACAAGGACGAGTTCGATCTCGTCTTCAGGAATGAGACCAAGGCAACAGAAAGAAGGGCTCAGAAGGCCAACCGCAAAGCACTCGCCCAAAAGGGGAAAGACTTGGACTCGCCCACCTTCAAGAATGATTCCGACTCGCCTACCGCGGTCATTCCTGGCCTGAACGTGCCCGTAGAGCAGATGGCCAGCTGCCACTTTGTCGCCAACTACGTGTTACTGCCCAGACAAGGCAGCACCCGTGGGTTCATGGAATATTTGTTGCCGCTACTCAAGGTCGACCAAGGGAACCATCATCTGCAGCACGCCTTCAACGCATGTGCACTCGCATCGTTGGGAAACCGGCCGAACGCCGCCGGGACGGGTTTGAGTGACCAGGCCTTGGGGCACTACACCAAGGCACTGGCCGAGACGCATATCGCCCTTAAGGATCCCGACCAGTCCAAGTCGGACGCCACTCTTGCATCTGTTCTCATGCTGGGTCTCTTCGAAAACATGACTGCTCGACAAATGGGCATGTTCGCTTGGGGTTCGCACATTGAAGGCGCCATCCAATTGGTCAAGGCACGCGGTCGGAAGCAGCTGCGGACCAAAACCGGATTGCTTCTCTTCATCGCTGTTCGCACCCAAATGATCATTCATACTCTCAGCACAGGCACGGCCCCTATCATGGGAGTCGAATGGTGGCTCAGCGACGCTGTCAAGGATGAGTCCGCCGCCCAGTGCCAGAGACTCAATATCAAAACGGCCGAGCTACGCGCCGAGGTCACCCGACTGATGTCGACCGTGGCCCGAAGCCCCGAAAACATCGACATTATGCTGGATATGATCCGCCGGGCCCAGACAGTCGACCAAGAACTTGTAAACTGGATGAGGAACACGCCCGACTACTTCCAATACACGACGGTAGCGTGGGAGGACAATGTCCCCAACGGAGACtacgccaaggccgaggtgttTCCCGGCCGTGTGGATGTATACCAGGACTTTTGGATTGCCAGTGTGTGGAATATGGCAAGAGTGTCTCGTCTGATTCTCGCTTCCGTCATCGTCCGCTGCGCCGCTTGGGTCTGCTCGCCAGTGGACTATCGCACAACACCCGAATAcgcaacggcggcgcgcaCTTGTGTAGACACCATTAGTGACATCATCGCATCAGTGCCGTACCACCTGGGCTGGCATCTCAAGAGACCAGACCTCCTCGAGAGAGCAAACATCTCTGGTTTCGCCTGTGGACTAGAAGAGTCGCAAAAAGGTCTGCCCGGGTACTTCTTGACCTGGCCTCTGGCATGCTTGCATGGTCAGGACTACACCACAGATGCTCAACGAGCCTGGGTGGTAGGACGCTTGAAATTCATCGGCGATGAGCTGGGCGTCAAGTACGCCCACATTCTGTCACAG ATGCAAGTTCGCATTCCGTCAATGCTCATCAGGAGAGACGGACTGATGGCCCAGCCGTATCCGCAAGCCCATAACTTTGAAAGGCTGCTGTCAGCAAGGTTtgcgccgccctcggctGGCTACTCGATGAACCCTCTGCAACAACGCGAGGCTATGCAAAAGGAGTTTGTGGAGAAGCACAAGGCTGAGCTGCTCGCCAAAGCAACTGGTACTGCCGGTCAGGCGGGGCAATGGGTAGCACAAAATTGGCTGACGGTGCGGCCTGGGGCTCAGTGA
- a CDS encoding Sec23/Sec24 trunk domain-containing protein, with protein sequence MSAPNDGYGQYPSQQEPYADQPQDGYDAQGAQAPQSATADHGKKKKRGYASQAYEFGAGANSAGGAPAQAQAAPYGMPQPQVPSYGGYTQPDAQPAAAAYGSPQPQQYGMPQPAAAQAGGYGGYQAPDAGYPAPGGAPAAPGVAGLNQQMAGMNLGGNPQQPPPGQPAGTRPVALNQLYPTDLMNQPFNVAELDLPPPPIVLPPNTSVTPSPDANCGPKYVRSTLNAVPTTHSLLKKSRLPFALVIQPYGALHDSEDPVPVVQDQVIARCRRCRTYINPFVTFLDHGHRWRCNMCNLTNDVPQAFDWDAASQRSSDRWGRYELNYSVVEFVAPQEYMVRPPQPLVYLFLFDVSYAAVSTGLLATSARTILDSLDRIPNADRRTRLGFIAVDSSLHYFSVPKDGEENAETNMLVVSDLEEPFLPVPQDLLVPLTESRQSIESFLTKLPEMFQSNQNNGSAMGSALRAGHKLISALGGKIVVLSASLPNVGVGKLDMREDKKLLGTSKESSLLQTANSFYKSFAVECSKNQVSIDMFLFSSQYQDVASLSNLPRYTGGQTWFYPGWNAGRPEDAIKFASEFSDYLSSEIGLEAVLRVRATTGLRMNAFYGNFFNRSSDLCAFPAFPRDQCYVVEVAIDENLTKNVVCLQTAVLHTTCNGERRIRVMTLALPTTTNLADIYASADQQAITTYFSHKAVERALSGGLEAARDSLQNKLIELLQTFRKELAGGSMGGGLQFPSNLRGLPILFLGLMKNVGLRKSAQIPSDLRSAALCLLSTLPVPLLMQYIYPRLYSLHDMPDNAGVPDQETSQIALPPPLNLSSERFVPYGLYLIDDGQTQFLWAGRDAVPQLLNDVFGVDDRTQLRVGKGALPELENDFNERVRAVVHKSRDHRSKGVGSIILPHLYIVREDGEPSLKLWAQTLLVEDRADQGMSAAQWLGILREKCYVWQVVT encoded by the exons ATGTCGGCGCCGAACGACGGCTACGGCCAATATCCCTCGCAACAGGAGCCCTACGCCGACCAGCCTCAGGATGGCTACGACGCACAGGGAGCCCAAGCTCCTCAGTCTGCTACCGCCGACCacggcaagaagaagaagagggggtATGCCTCCCAGGCCTACGAGTTTGGAGCCGGTGCCAATTCCGCTGGCGGCGCGCCTGCCCAAGCGCAAGCTGCTCCGTATGGCATGCCGCAACCTCAGGTCCCGTCCTATGGAGGCTATACCCAGCCAGATGCccaacccgccgccgcagcttATGGCTCTCCCCAGCCGCAGCAGTACGGCATGCCgcaacccgccgccgcccaggccggAGGCTATGGCGGATATCAGGCCCCCGATGCCGGGTACCCTGCCCCTGGCGGCGCTCCTGCCGCCCCCGGGGTCGCTGGCCTCAACCAGCAGATGGCCGGCATGAACCTCGGCGGTAACCCTCAGCAGCCGCCCCCTGGCCAGCCGGCCGGTACCCGCCCTGTGGCCCTGAACCAGCTTTATCCGACCGACCTGATGAACCAGCCATtcaacgtcgccgagctggacctgcctcctccccccatcGTCCTTCCTCCCAAC ACCAGCGTTACCCCCTCTCCCGATGCGAACTGTGGCCCCAAATACGTCCGCTCTACGCTCAATGCTGTTCCAACAACACACTCTCtcttgaagaagtcgagaTTACCTTTTGCCCTTGTCATCCAGCCTTACGGTGCTCTTCATGACAGCGAGGACCCAGTTCCCGTTGTGCAGGACCAGGTTATCGCGCGTTGCCGAAGATGCCGAACATACATCAACCCTTTCGTCACCTTCCTCGATCATGGCCACCGCTGGCGCTGCAACATGTGTAACCTGACTAACGACGTGCCTCAAGCTTTCGACTGGGATGCTGCTTCACAAAGGAGCTCCGACCGGTGGGGTCGTTACGAGCTCAACTACTCCGTCGTTGAATTCGTGGCGCCTCAGGAGTACATGGTTCGCCCACCCCAGCCGCTCGTGTACCTGTTCCTTTTCGACGTCAGTTATGCCGCGGTATCTACCGGCCTCCTCGCTACCAGCGCCCGCACCATTCTCGACAGTCTCGACAGAATACCTAACGCTGATCGTCGGACTCGCCTTGGATTTATCGCCGTGGACTCCAGCCTTCACTATTTTTCCGTTcccaaggacggcgaggagaacGCCGAGACCAACATGTTGGTTGTCAGCGATCTTGAGGAACCGTTCTTGCCCGTGCCGCAGGACTTGTTGGTGCCGCTGACCGAGAGCCGCCAGAGCATCGAGAGCTTCCTGACCAAGCTGCCTGAGATGTTTCAGAGCAACCAGAATAACGGCTCTGCTATGGGATCTGCTCTTAGAGCTGGTCACAAGCTGATCTCCGCTCTCGGTGGAAAGATCGTCGTACTCAGCGCTTCGCTGCCCAACGTTGGCGTTGGCAAGTTGGATATGCGCGAGGACAAGAAGCTGCTGGGCACGAGCAAGGAGAGCAGTCTGCTTCAGACGGCTAACAGCTTCTACAAGAGCTTCGCCGTCGAGTGTTCTAAGAACCAGGTCTCGATCGACAtgtttctcttctcctcgcaGTATCAGGATGTCGCGTCTCTGAGCAACCTGCCGAGATACACTGGAGGACAAACCTGGTTCTACCCAGGCTGGAACGCCGGTCGTCCGGAGGATGCCATCAAGTTTGCTTCCGAATTCAGTGACTACTTGTCATCGGAAATCGGCTTGGAGGCAGTGCTTCGCGTTCGTGCCACTACGGGTCTGCGCATGAACGCCTTCTATGGCAACTTCTTTAACAGGAGTTCGGATCTCTGCGCATTCCCCGCGTTCCCTCGCGACCAGTGTTACGTTGTCGAGGTTGCCATCGACGAGAACCTGACCAAGAATGTTGTATGCCTGCAGACTGCGGTTCTTCACACCACATGCAACGGAGAGCGTCGTATCCGCGTCATGACGCTTGCTCTGCCGACCACCACAAACCTCGCCGATATCTACGCTTCGGCAGATCAGCAAGCGATCACCACATACTTCAGTCATAAGGCGGTCGAGCGCGCCCTGAGTGGTGGCTTGGAAGCTGCCCGCGACTCTCTTCAAAACAAGCTGATCGAGCTTTTGCAGACTTTCAGAAAGGAGCTTGCAGGCGGCAGCATGGGAGGTGGCTTACAGTTCCCTTCCAACCTTCGCGGTCTTCCCATTCTCTTCTTGGGCCTCATGAAGAACGTTGGCCTACGCAAGTCGGCGCAGATCCCGTCAGACCTACGGTCAGCTGCCCTCTGCCTGTTGTCAACACTTCCCGTCCCCCTCCTGATGCAGTACATTTACCCCCGTCTCTACTCCCTGCACGACATGCCCGACAACGCAGGTGTGCCCGATCAGGAGACGAGCCAGATCGCGCTCCCGCCACCATTGAATCTCTCGTCGGAACGTTTTGTTCCTTACGGCTTGTACCTCATTGATGACGGCCAGACCCAGTTCTTGTGGGCTGGCCGAGATGCTGTGCCGCAGCTCTTGAACGACGTGTTTGGAGTTGACGACAGGACCCAGTTGCGGGTTGGCAAGGGTGCATTGCCGGAGCTGGAGAACGATTTCAACGAGCGGGTACGGGCGGTTGTCCACAAGAGCCGGGATCACCGTTCCAAGGGAGTTGGCAGCATCATTCTGCCCCACCTCTATATTGTCCGAGAAGACGGAGAGCCGAGCCTTAAGTTGTGGGCGCAGACATTGCTAGTTGAAGACCGGGCGGATCAGGGTATGAGTGCCGCGCAATGGCTCGGAATCCTTAGAGAAAAG TGCTACGTCTGGCAGGTTGTGACTTAA
- a CDS encoding Mitogen-activated protein kinase — protein MSRANPPNASGSRKISFNVSEQYDIQDVVGEGAYGVVCSAIHKPSGQKVAIKKITPFDHSMFCLRTLREMKLLRYFNHENIISILDIQKPRSYETFNEVYLIQELMETDMHRVIRTQDLSDDHCQYFIYQTLRALKAMHSANVLHRDLKPSNLLLNANCDLKVCDFGLARSAASQEDNSGFMTEYVATRWYRAPEIMLTFKEYTKAIDVWSVGCILAEMLSGKPLFPGKDYHHQLTLILDVLGTPTMEDYYGIKSRRAREYIRSLPFKKKVPFRTLFPKTSDLALDLLEKLLAFNPVKRITVEDALKHPYLEPYHDPDDEPTAPPIPEEFFDFDKHKDNLSKEQLKQLIYQEIMR, from the exons ATGTCGCGCGCGAACCCCCCCAATGCTTCGGGCTCCCGAAAGATCTCGTTCAATGTGAGCGAGCAGTACGACATTCAGGATGTCGTTGGTGAGGGCGCCTACGGAGTCGTTTG CTCCGCGATACACAAGCCTTCTGGCCAAAAGGTTGCCATCAAGAAGATCACACCTTTCGATCATTCCATGTTCTGCTTGCGAACTCTCCGTGAGATGAAGCTTCTGAGATACTTTAACCACGAGAACATCATCTCCATCCTCGACATTCAGAAGCCCCGGAGCTACGAGACCTTCAACGAGGTCTACCTCATCCAA GAGCTCATGGAGACGGACATGCATCGCGTCATCCGAACCCAAGACCTATCCGACGACCACTGCCAATATTTTATCTACCAGACTCTGCGCGCTCTCAAGGCCATGCACTCGGCCAATGTCCTTCATCGCGACTTGAAGCCTTCCAACCTGCTTCTGAATGCCAACTGCGACTTGAAAGTCTGTGACTTCGGTCTGGCTCGTTCCGCGGCCTCACAAGAGGACAACTCGGGATTCATGACGGAATACGTTGCGACACGTTGGTACCGTGCTCCCGAGATCATGTTGACGTTCAAGGAGTACACGAAAGCCATTGACGTCTGGTCCGTTGGCTGTATCCTGGCTGAGATGCTGAGTGGAAAGCCCCTGTTCCCTGGCAAGGACT ATCACCACCAGCTGACTCTGATCCTTGACGTTCTCGGCACCCCGACGATGGAGGATTACTACGGCATCAAGTCTCGCCGTGCGAGAGAGTACATCCGCTCGCTTCCCTTCAAGAAGAAGGTTCCCTTCCGTACCTTGTTCCCCAAGACGTCCGACCTGgctctcgacctcctcgaaaAGCTCCTGGCTTTCAACCCTGTCAAACGCATTACGGTTGAGGACGCCCTCAAACACCCTTACCTCGAGCCGTACCACGACCCTGATGACGAGCCCACCGCGCCCCCCATTCCCGAGGAGTTCTTCGACTTCGACAAGCACAAGGACAATCTGAGCAAGGAGCAGCTGAAGCAGTTGATCTACCAGGAGATCATGCGGTGA
- a CDS encoding Oxidation resistance protein 1, whose translation MWSGLIRRFSSDIPESYPHSGHSQESSHLAHAHTEPVSGAALKDGVNGVFVPSHINRTASPFRPPPLDPIVLSGFKDSTPPSARLLSHGVAEEIRIMLPERLRIMEDWKLIYSLEQDGASLTTLYQKAADYQGRRVGFVLVVRDDAGGTFGAYLSEYPRPAPKYFGNGECFLWRASTLTPLPPPPSADTTNLTRITTVASPTRSTFLDSDRPTPSPAPSESIRFKAFPYSGVNDYYINCETGFLSVGAGDGHYGLWLDDSLDRGHSGRSQTFGNEPLSDEGEKFGVLGVELWVLGA comes from the exons ATGTGGTCCGGTCTCATCCGCCGCTTCTCCTCCGACATTCCCGAGTCTTACCCTCATAGCGGTCACTCGCAGGAGTCATCACACCTCGCCCACGCGCACACCGAGCCCGTCAGCGGTGCCGCCCTCAAAGACGGCGTCAACGGTGTCTTCGTCCCCTCCCATATCAACCGTACCGCGAGCCCCttccgcccgccgcccctcgATCCCATCGTTCTGAGCGGCTTCAAGGACagcacgccgccgagcgcgcGGTTGCTGAGCCATggcgtggccgaggagatCCGCATCATGCTGCCAGAGAGGTTAAGGATCATGGAGGACTGGAAGTTGATCTACAGCCTGGAGCAGGACGGCGCCAGTCTGACGACGCTGTACCAGAAGGCAGCCGACTACCAGGGTCGGCGTGTCGGTTTTGTGCTGGTCGTGAGAGATGATGCTGGCGGC ACTTTCGGCGCCTACCTCTCCGAATACCCCCGCCCGGCGCCCAAGTATTTTGGCAATGGCGAATGCTTCCTCTGGCGAGCCTCTACTCTTACCCCccttccgccgccaccctccGCCGACACGACGAACCTAACGCGCATCACCACCGTGGCGAGTCCGACCCGCTCGACCTTTCTCGACAGCGAcaggccgacgccgtcccCAGCGCCGAGCGAGTCCATTCGTTTCAAGGCGTTCCCCTACTCGGGCGTCAACGACTACTACATTAATTGCGAGACGGGGTTCCTCAgcgtcggcgctggcgacggCCACTACGGACTTTGGCTCGACGACAGCCTCGACCGCGGGCACAGCGGGCGCAGCCAGACATTCGGCAACGAGCCCCTCAGCGACGAGGGGGAGAAGTTCGGCGTgctgggcgtcgagctgTGGGTGCTCGGGGCCTGA